The Acidobacteriota bacterium genome contains the following window.
GCCTCGAGGCGGAAAACCGGCTCCTACGCGACGAGCACCGCGAGCGCGTCGTGGCCGAGTCCCCCGCCATGCAGCAGGTCCTGCAGATCGCCTCGCGCGTCGCGCCATCGGATGCCAACGTGCTGATCCTCGGCGAGAACGGGACCGGCAAGGGCCTGATCGCGCAGCTGATCCACTCGATGTCGCTGCGCGCGTCCCGGCCGATGGTCACGATCAACGCCGGCGGCATCTCCGAAGGAGTCTTCGAATCCGAGCTGTTCGGGCACGTCCGCGGCGCATTCACGGACGCGAAGAGCGACCGCGCCGGACGGTTCGAGCTGGCGAACGGCGGCACCCTGTTCCTGGACGAAATCGCCACCGTCCCGCTCAGCCAGCAGCAGAAGCTGCTCCGCGTCATCGAGACCGGTGAGTTCGAGCCGCTGGGATCGTCGCGCACGCGCCGCGCCGATGTGCGCCTCATCTCGGCGACCAACTCGGATCTCGCCGAGGAAGTGGCCGGCGGCCGGTTTCGGCAGGACCTGCTCTTCCGCCTGAACACGGTGGAGATCCGGATCCCGTCGCTGCGCGACCGACGCGAGGACACCCCCCTGCTCGCCCGGCAGTTCCTCCGCCAGCACGCGCAGCGCTACCGGAAGACGCTCACGGGCTTCGAGAGTCACGCGATGCAATCGCTGCTCGAGCACGCGTGGCCCGGAAATGTCCGCGAGCTCGATCACGCCATTGAGCGCGCCGTGCTGCTCGCACAGGGCCCGCAGGTCAAGGCCGCGGACCTGGCGCTGCGCGTGACGCGGGACGCCGTGGGGCGCCTCGAGGACATGAGCCTCGAGGAGGTGGAGTGCTTCCTGATCAAGAAGGCGATGACCCGCTTCGGCGGCAACGTCAGCCAGGCCGCCAAGGCGCTGGGTCTCAGTCGCAGCGCGTTGTATCGCCGGCTCCAGCGATACGGGCTCTGAAAAGCGCAGAAAGCGCGGAACACGCAAGGGGTTTTTGGATACACTCTAGGACACCCTGTGAGTTCTGCGCGTTCTGCGGTGAGACTTCCCCGGTGGCACGTTCCGCGCCTGTCGCACGACGCGCACATCCTGCTGATGGCGTTTGCCGCGGCCGCGCCGGGGAGCCTCATCTCCCTCATCTTTCTCTGGACGGGCGACTACGCGCCGAAGGTGCAATGGACGCTGACGGCGCTGATCCTCAGCGTCCTGATCGGCTTCGCCTTCGCCCTCCGCGACCGCATCGTCATTCCGCTGCAGACCCTGTCGAACCTCCTGGCGGCGCTCGGCGAGGGGGACTTCTCCATCCGGGCCCGCGGGGCCACCCGCGAAGATCCCCTGGGACAGGTGATGATCGAGGTGAACGCGCTCGTCGACACGCTCCGCGATCAGCGGATGGGCGCGCTCGAGGCGACCACGCTCCTGAGAAAGGTGATGGCCGAGATCGACGTCGCCGTGTTCACGTTCGACGACGAGCGGAAGTTGAAGTTGATGAACCGCGCGGCGGCGGACCTGCTTGGCCGGCCGGCCGAGCGGCTGCTCGGGAGCACCGCGGCGCAGCTCGGCCTCGACGGCTGCCTGGAAGGTGACACGCCGCGCGTCCTCAACGCGGCGTTCCCCGGCGGGCCTGGACGCTGGGAGATCCGCCGCAGCGAGTTCCGCCAGGGGGGGCGCCCGCACGAACTCCTCGTGCTGTCTGATTTGAGCCGCGTCCTGCGCGAGGAGGAGCGCCAGGCCTGGCAGCGCCTGATCCGCGTGATCGGCCACGAGATGAACAACTCGCTCGCGCCGATTAAATCGATCGCGGCGAGCCTCTCATCGCTCGTCGATCGCGAGCCTCCGCCCGCCGACTCGCGGGACGATCTCCAACGCGGCCTGTCGGTGATTGCCACCCGTTCCGACTCCCTGTCGCGATTCATGACCGCCTACGCGCGGCTCGCGCGGCTGCCCGCACCGCAGCCGCAGGCCGTCGACGTCGGTTCGTTCGTCGCGCGAGCCGTCGGCCTCGAGCAGCGACTCGCGGTCACGATCGTCGAAGGCCCGGCCGGAACCGTCCACGCCGACACCGATCAGCTCGAGCAGTTGTTGATTAACCTGGTCCGCAACGCGGTCGATGCGACACTCGAGGCCCGGTCGAGCGGCGGGCACGTGAGGGTCGGCTGGCAGCGCCGCGCGGGCGCGTTCGAACTGTGGGTTGAAGACGACGGGCCGGGCCTGGCCAATCCGGGCAATCTGTTCGTGCCGTTTTACACGACGAAACCGGGAGGTTCCGGGATCGGGCTGGTCCTCAGCCGCCAGATCGCGGAGGCACACGGGGGGACGGTGACGCTCGACAACCGTACCGATGCACGGGGCTGCAGAGCGACCGTGCGACTCCCGCTCATCCAATGACTCCATACAAGACCATCATCGAACCGTTTCGCATCAAGTCGGTCGAGCCGATCAAGTTCACCGATCGGCCGCACCGGGACGCGGCGCTCGCTGCCGCGGGCCACAATGTCTTCCTGCTTCACGCCGAGGACGTCCTGATCGATCTCCTGACCGACTCGGGCACGGGCGCGATGTCGTCGCAGCAGTGGGGCGCGCTGATGCAGGGCGACGAAAGCTACGCCGGCAGCCGGTCCTTCTACCGGTTCCGCGACGTCGTCCGCGACCTGACGGGGTTCGAGCACATCATCCCGACGCACCAGGGACGTGCGGCCGAGCGCATCCTGTTTCATACGCAGGTGCGCGACGGGCAGATCGTGCCGAACAACAACCATTTCGACACGACGCGCGCCAACATCGAAGTGGAAGGAGCCGAGGCGCGCGACCTGGTGATTGCCGAGGGGCGCGTGCCCGCGAAGATGCATCCGTTCAAGGGGAACGTCGACCTCGGCGCCCTCGAGCACCTGCTGGAAGACGATCGCCGGCTGCACGGCGGGACCCGGGTCCCCCTCGTGATGGTCACCGTCACCAACAACTCGGGAGGCGGCCAGCCGGTGTCGCTCGAGAATCTGAAGGGCGTGAGGAGGCTCTGCGACAAGTACGGGAAACCCTTCTTCCTGGATGCGTGCCGCTTTGCCGAGAACGCGTACTTCATCAAGCTCCGCGAGCCGGGCATGCGCGACGTGCCGCCGCGCGACATCGCGCGTGAGATGTTCCGCCTGGCGGACGGCTGCACGATGTCGGCGAAGAAGGACGGCCTTGCGAACATCGGCGGCTTCCTTGCGCTGAACGATGGCGCCTGGGCGGAGGCGGCGCGCAACCTGCTGATTCTCACCGAAGGGTTCCCCACCTACGGCGGGTTGGCGGGCTATGACCTCGAGGCGATTGCACGCGGGCTGGAGGAAGTCGTCGAGGAACCGTACCTGCGGTACCGCATCCGGTCGACGGAGTACCTCGGAGACAAGCTGGTTGCGGGGGGCGTCCCGATTATCCGGCCGACCGGGGGACACGCCATCTACGTGGATGCGCGCGCCCTGCTGCCGCACATTCCCCCGTTGCAGTACCCGGGCATCGCGCTCGCCAACGCGCTCTACCTCGAAGGGGGCATCCGCGGCGTCGAGATCGGCACCGTGATGTTCGGCCTGCACCCCGACGGGAGCGAAACGCCGGCGGCCATGGACCTCGTGCGGCTGGCCATCCCGCGGCGCGTCTACACGCAATCGCACATCGACTACGTCGCGGAGGTCGTGCTTTCAGTGGCGCGCCAGGCGGCGCCGCTCCGCGGCTACCGTATCGCCGCCGCCCCGAAGGTCCTGCGGCATTTCACGGCGCGCTTCGAACCCCTCTGAACACACCCATGCATCGAGTCTTCCTCTCGCCGCCTCCGATTGCGATCCTGCTCCTGGCGCTTGCCGTCACCGTGGCCGCCGCGTACATCGTGGCGCTCGTCGCCGCGCGGCTCGTGCGCGGACTGCTCGTGTGGGTCGTCGGCGGCCCCCGGGTGGCGGTCGCCGGCAGTCACGCCATCAGGCGGCCGGTGCGGTTCATTGCCGCTATGGTGTTTCTCGTGGCGGCCGCCGCCTTCTTCTTCCCCGCCGTCGAGGCGTTCGGCTACCGGGCGCGCACCGGCCTGCCGTTGCACACGCTCAGCGAGTGGTTCTTCGCCTCCGGCCTGCGCGCGCTGTTCATCGCCGTGCTGGCGTACGCCGCCATCCGCACGATGGCGCTCCTCGTCGGGCGCTTCGAGGATGACGTCTCCCATGCCGGCGGGGCGGACCTGCTCGAGCGGGCGAAGCGCGCCCGAACGCTGGGCGACGTGCTGCGCAAGGCCATGACCGCGCTCGTCCTGGCCATCGCCCTCCTGATGATCCTGCGCGAGCTGGGCATGGACATCATGCCGCTCCTGTCGGCGGCCGGGATCGCCGGCGTCGCGCTCGGCTTCGGCGCGCAAGCGCTCGTGCGGGACCTGATTGCGGGCTTCTTCTTGACCTTCGAGGACCAGGTCCGCGTGGGGGATGTGATCAGCGTGAACGGCAACGGCATCGGCGGCCTGGTCGAAGCGATCAACCTGCGCACCGTCGTGCTCAGGGACTTCGACGGCACCGTGCACGTGGTCCCCGCCGGTGCGATTTCAATCCTCTCGAACAAGTCGCGCGAGTTTGCCTATGCCGTGCTGGACGTGACGGTCGGATACGACGAGGACCCGGACCGCGTCATCACGCTGCTGCGCGAGGTCGGCGCCGCCCTCCAGGCCGACCCGATGTGGCGGCCGCATATCGGCGCCGACGCCGAGGTCGTCGGCGTAGAGTCGATCGCCAACTGGGAGGTCACGATCAAGCTGCGCGTGAAGACGGCGCCGCTCAAACAGTGGGATGTCGGGCGCGAGCTGCGGAAACGAATCAGGAGGGCGTTCGAGGACAACGGGATCAAACCGCCGGTGCCGAAGCAGGAGCTGACAGTGAGGCAGATCTGAGTAGTGGGCAGTGGGCAATCGACAGTGGGCGGAGCGCAGCGCCTAGTACGAACGCGGGCCGGTGGGCGCTGGCGGCGCGCTGTCGCCGCCCGGCAGCGCCCGCCCCTGCGACTCCTGGACGATCTTCACGCCGGCCGAGGCGCCAACCCGTGTCGCACCGGCGGCGACCATGGCCTTGAGCCCCTCGTAGTCGCGCACGCCGCCGGCGGCTTTCACCCCCATCTCTTCCCCGACGACGCGTCGCATCAGCATGATGTCGGACACGGTGGCCCCACCGGGGCCGAAGCCGGTGGACGTCTTGACGAAGTTCGCGCCGGCGGCTTTCGCGAGCGTGCAGGCGGTCATTTTCTCCTCGTCGGTGAGCAGCGCCGCCTCGATGATCACCTTGCTCACCACCCCGCTGTCACGGCACGGCGCGGTGACCGCCTCGATGTCGCGCTCGACGACGCGCAGGTCGCCGGACTTGAGCGCGCCGACGTTGATGACCATGTCGATCTCGGCGGCGCCGTCGAAGATCGCCCGGCGCGTCTCGTAGTGCTTGACGTCCGGCGTCGTGGCCCCCAGTGGGAAGCCGACCACCGAGGTCACGCCCACGCCGGTGCCCCGCAGCCGCGACGCCGCGAAAGCCACCCACGTCGGGTTCACGCACACGGTCGCGAAATGGAACTCGGCGGCCTCGCGGCACAGCTTCTCGACATCCTGCCGCGTGGCATCCGGCTTCAACAGGGTGTGATCGATCATCGACGAAACGGCCCCGGTCGAACCGCCCGTCGCGTGCAGGCCCAGCCTCGTCGCGCCGGCCTGCAGCACGCCCTGGAGGCGATCGGGGCAGCACTCGTACAGCACGGAGTGGCACGCGCACGCGCCCCCTCCCTGCAGCTGCCCGGCAGCGGCCAGGACCTCCTCGGTGACGATCTGGATCAGGCGCGCCAGTTCCTGTTGGTTCATCGCCGTTCCATGTCCCTGATCTTCAGCAGCCGCCGGATGTACCGCGCCTCCCGCATCGGCGTCGAGAGAAACGTCTGCACGATCTCGCGCGCCTCCCCGGCGTCGAGCAGCGACGACCCGAGCGTCAGCACGTTCGCCCCATTGTGCTCGCGCCCGTAGCGCGCCAGCGTGGTGTTCACCGCCATCACGGCGCGGATGCCGCGGACCTTGTTGGCGGCAATGGCGGAGCCGATCCCCGCGCCGTCGATGACGATCCCCGCATCCGCTTCCTTCCGCGCCACCCGCAGCGCCACCGCGGACGCGATGTCAGGATAGTCCACCGAGTCCTTCGAGTGCGTGCCCACGTCCTCCACCGCCAGGCCGCTGCCCCGGAGATGCTGCACCAGGTCGGCCTTCATCGCGAGACCCGTGTGATCCGAGCCGATGGCGACCCGCCGCACGTCTGCCACCGGCGCGAGGTCCGGCGGCAGCGCCGGATCGAACGATCCGGCGGGCACCACGGTGATCCGGCGGGCACGCAGCGTGTCCTGCGCCAGCGGCGTCACGTGGCCGCCAGCCGCCAGCTCCACGGTTGAACCGTATTCGATGGTGCGCGCGTCCGCCTCGGTGATGATGTCGAACGGCTTCATTCCGGCTCCGCGCCGTCCGGCGCCTTCAGCACGCCGATGTACGGCAGATGGCGAAACTGCTCTGCGAAGTCCAGCCCGTACCCGACGACGAACTTGTCATCGATCTCAAAGCCGATGTACTCCACCGGCACCGTGATCTTCCGGCGCGACGGCTTGCTGAGCAGGCATGCCGTCTTGAGCGTCTTCGGGCCCCGCGCGTGCAGGATCTCCTGCATGTACTTCAGCGTCAGGCCCGTGTCGACGATGTCCTCGACGATGACCACGTGGCGCCCCTCCAGCGAGCTGTCGAGATCCTTCAGCACGCGCACTTCGCCGGAGGACTTCGTGCCCTTGCCGTAGCTGGACACCGCCATGAAATCAAGCGTCACGTTCGCTTCCATCGCCCTGACCAGGTCCGACAGGAACATGAAGCCGCCCTTGAGGACGCCCACGAGGTGGATCTCCGCGCCCCGCGGATGATCCCGTACGATCTCCTCTCCCAGCTCGCGGATGCGCGTCTGGATCGTGTCCTCGGTCAGCAGGATCTCCTGGATCATTGGACGGCTGCCCTCACCTGTTCCGCCATGGTTTTCGATTCCGCCAGCACGGCCCGCTCGTCGAGCGTCAGCACGCGGCGATCGCGCATGAGCACCCGCCCGTCCACCACGGTCGCGACGACGTCATCGCCCCGGGTGACATAGACGAGATGCGAAACGGGATCGTACATCGGGGACTGGCGCGGCGCGGTGGTGCCCACCACGATCACGTCGGCCCGCTTGCCGGGCTCGAGCGAGCCGATCCGGTCGGCCATCCCGAGCGCGCGGGCCCCTTCGATCGTGGCCATCGCCAGCGCATCGCCTGCGGGCATCGCGCGCGGATCTTTCGACGCGACCTTGTGCAGGAACGCCGCCTGGCGCATGGCCTCGAACATGTCGAGGTCATTGTTGCTCGCCGCCCCATCCGTGCCGAGGCCCACCGGCACGCCCGCGGCGCGCGTCGCGAGCACCGGCGCAATCCCGCTCGCAAGCTTCATGTTGCTCTCCGGATTGTGCGACACGCCCGCGCCGCCGCGCTTCAGGATGTCGATGTCCGCCGGCGTGAGCCACACGCCGTGCGCCGCCAGCGTGCCCGGCTTCCAGAACCCCAGCGAATCGAGGTACGCGGCGGGCGAGAGCTTGTGCCGGGCATTCGAAATGTTGACCTCGTCCTCGGTCTCCGCCAGGTGCGTCAGGACCGGGATGCCGAGTTGATCCGCGAGCGCCCGCGCCTGCCGCAGCGTTCCGGCATCCAGCGTGTACATCGAGTGCGGCGCCACGGCCGGCGTGATCAGCGGATCGCCGGCGAACTGCCTCGCGAAGGCCTCGGCGCGCGCCAGCCCCTCGGCGGGCGTCTTCGCATCCGGCACCGGGAACCGGATGATCGTCTGGCCGAGGACGCCGCGCAGGCCCGCGGCCTTCGTCACGCGCGCAATCTCTTCCTCGAAGTAGTACATGTCCGCGTAGGTGGTGGTGCCCGACCGGATCATCTCGAGCGCCGCCAGCCGCGTGCCGGCCGCCACGAACGCCGGCGACACCGTCTTCGCCTCCGCGGGAAAGATGTACTTCTGCAGCCAGTCCATGAGCGCGAGGTCGTCGGCCAGGCCGCGATACAGCACCATCGGCGCGTGCGTGTGGGTGTTGATGAGGCCCGGCATCACGATCGCGCCGCGCGCGTCGATCGTCGCGCGCCCGCGGTAGGCCGAGGCAATCGCGGCCGCGCGATCCACGGCGACGATCGTCGGGCCGTCGATGGCGATAGCGCCGCCGCCGAGGACTCGCCGCGCGCCGTCCATCGTCACGATCGTGCCGTTGGTGATGACCAGCGACACGACACGCGGGCGCGGGCGCGCCTGCGCCGCCTGCGCGCGGCTGCCGGCGATCGCCGAGGCGAGCGCGGCGAGCACCACGAGCGCGGCAGCCGGGCCGCCGGAGCGCTTCATTGCCATGAAGGCAACATTTTATCCCGTTCGTGTATGATTTCGGCGTGCCACTGCACACCGTTCAGCATCCCCTCGTGCACGACGCGCTCGCCACGCTGCGCGATGCGGGCACGCCGCCCGAGGAATTCCGCCGGACGGCCAACCGCATCAGCCTGCTCCTCGCGACAGAGGCGCTGGCGGACCTCCCAACGCGAAACGGGTC
Protein-coding sequences here:
- a CDS encoding mechanosensitive ion channel family protein, which gives rise to MHRVFLSPPPIAILLLALAVTVAAAYIVALVAARLVRGLLVWVVGGPRVAVAGSHAIRRPVRFIAAMVFLVAAAAFFFPAVEAFGYRARTGLPLHTLSEWFFASGLRALFIAVLAYAAIRTMALLVGRFEDDVSHAGGADLLERAKRARTLGDVLRKAMTALVLAIALLMILRELGMDIMPLLSAAGIAGVALGFGAQALVRDLIAGFFLTFEDQVRVGDVISVNGNGIGGLVEAINLRTVVLRDFDGTVHVVPAGAISILSNKSREFAYAVLDVTVGYDEDPDRVITLLREVGAALQADPMWRPHIGADAEVVGVESIANWEVTIKLRVKTAPLKQWDVGRELRKRIRRAFEDNGIKPPVPKQELTVRQI
- a CDS encoding amidohydrolase codes for the protein MAMKRSGGPAAALVVLAALASAIAGSRAQAAQARPRPRVVSLVITNGTIVTMDGARRVLGGGAIAIDGPTIVAVDRAAAIASAYRGRATIDARGAIVMPGLINTHTHAPMVLYRGLADDLALMDWLQKYIFPAEAKTVSPAFVAAGTRLAALEMIRSGTTTYADMYYFEEEIARVTKAAGLRGVLGQTIIRFPVPDAKTPAEGLARAEAFARQFAGDPLITPAVAPHSMYTLDAGTLRQARALADQLGIPVLTHLAETEDEVNISNARHKLSPAAYLDSLGFWKPGTLAAHGVWLTPADIDILKRGGAGVSHNPESNMKLASGIAPVLATRAAGVPVGLGTDGAASNNDLDMFEAMRQAAFLHKVASKDPRAMPAGDALAMATIEGARALGMADRIGSLEPGKRADVIVVGTTAPRQSPMYDPVSHLVYVTRGDDVVATVVDGRVLMRDRRVLTLDERAVLAESKTMAEQVRAAVQ
- the hpt gene encoding hypoxanthine phosphoribosyltransferase; its protein translation is MIQEILLTEDTIQTRIRELGEEIVRDHPRGAEIHLVGVLKGGFMFLSDLVRAMEANVTLDFMAVSSYGKGTKSSGEVRVLKDLDSSLEGRHVVIVEDIVDTGLTLKYMQEILHARGPKTLKTACLLSKPSRRKITVPVEYIGFEIDDKFVVGYGLDFAEQFRHLPYIGVLKAPDGAEPE
- the deoC gene encoding deoxyribose-phosphate aldolase, translated to MNQQELARLIQIVTEEVLAAAGQLQGGGACACHSVLYECCPDRLQGVLQAGATRLGLHATGGSTGAVSSMIDHTLLKPDATRQDVEKLCREAAEFHFATVCVNPTWVAFAASRLRGTGVGVTSVVGFPLGATTPDVKHYETRRAIFDGAAEIDMVINVGALKSGDLRVVERDIEAVTAPCRDSGVVSKVIIEAALLTDEEKMTACTLAKAAGANFVKTSTGFGPGGATVSDIMLMRRVVGEEMGVKAAGGVRDYEGLKAMVAAGATRVGASAGVKIVQESQGRALPGGDSAPPAPTGPRSY
- a CDS encoding PAS domain-containing sensor histidine kinase, with translation MAFAAAAPGSLISLIFLWTGDYAPKVQWTLTALILSVLIGFAFALRDRIVIPLQTLSNLLAALGEGDFSIRARGATREDPLGQVMIEVNALVDTLRDQRMGALEATTLLRKVMAEIDVAVFTFDDERKLKLMNRAAADLLGRPAERLLGSTAAQLGLDGCLEGDTPRVLNAAFPGGPGRWEIRRSEFRQGGRPHELLVLSDLSRVLREEERQAWQRLIRVIGHEMNNSLAPIKSIAASLSSLVDREPPPADSRDDLQRGLSVIATRSDSLSRFMTAYARLARLPAPQPQAVDVGSFVARAVGLEQRLAVTIVEGPAGTVHADTDQLEQLLINLVRNAVDATLEARSSGGHVRVGWQRRAGAFELWVEDDGPGLANPGNLFVPFYTTKPGGSGIGLVLSRQIAEAHGGTVTLDNRTDARGCRATVRLPLIQ
- a CDS encoding tryptophanase; this translates as MTPYKTIIEPFRIKSVEPIKFTDRPHRDAALAAAGHNVFLLHAEDVLIDLLTDSGTGAMSSQQWGALMQGDESYAGSRSFYRFRDVVRDLTGFEHIIPTHQGRAAERILFHTQVRDGQIVPNNNHFDTTRANIEVEGAEARDLVIAEGRVPAKMHPFKGNVDLGALEHLLEDDRRLHGGTRVPLVMVTVTNNSGGGQPVSLENLKGVRRLCDKYGKPFFLDACRFAENAYFIKLREPGMRDVPPRDIAREMFRLADGCTMSAKKDGLANIGGFLALNDGAWAEAARNLLILTEGFPTYGGLAGYDLEAIARGLEEVVEEPYLRYRIRSTEYLGDKLVAGGVPIIRPTGGHAIYVDARALLPHIPPLQYPGIALANALYLEGGIRGVEIGTVMFGLHPDGSETPAAMDLVRLAIPRRVYTQSHIDYVAEVVLSVARQAAPLRGYRIAAAPKVLRHFTARFEPL
- a CDS encoding RpiB/LacA/LacB family sugar-phosphate isomerase, giving the protein MKPFDIITEADARTIEYGSTVELAAGGHVTPLAQDTLRARRITVVPAGSFDPALPPDLAPVADVRRVAIGSDHTGLAMKADLVQHLRGSGLAVEDVGTHSKDSVDYPDIASAVALRVARKEADAGIVIDGAGIGSAIAANKVRGIRAVMAVNTTLARYGREHNGANVLTLGSSLLDAGEAREIVQTFLSTPMREARYIRRLLKIRDMERR
- a CDS encoding sigma-54-dependent Fis family transcriptional regulator, with product MLTAVQSASSRAAVARVLVADDQPDVLEALRLLLKGEGHHLETASSPAGLVAALDAREFDVALIDLNYARDTTSGEEGLDLLTRIQAIDATLPVVVMTAWGSVELAVEAMRRGARDFVQKPWDNARLLAIIRTQVELSQALRRGQRLEAENRLLRDEHRERVVAESPAMQQVLQIASRVAPSDANVLILGENGTGKGLIAQLIHSMSLRASRPMVTINAGGISEGVFESELFGHVRGAFTDAKSDRAGRFELANGGTLFLDEIATVPLSQQQKLLRVIETGEFEPLGSSRTRRADVRLISATNSDLAEEVAGGRFRQDLLFRLNTVEIRIPSLRDRREDTPLLARQFLRQHAQRYRKTLTGFESHAMQSLLEHAWPGNVRELDHAIERAVLLAQGPQVKAADLALRVTRDAVGRLEDMSLEEVECFLIKKAMTRFGGNVSQAAKALGLSRSALYRRLQRYGL